In Sodalis ligni, a single genomic region encodes these proteins:
- the coaD gene encoding pantetheine-phosphate adenylyltransferase, whose protein sequence is MTTKAIYPGTFDPFTNGHLDLVTRAAKMFDEVILAIAFSPSKKPLFTLEERVALAKDVTRHLTNVEVVGFSDLMANFARQQHANILVRGLRAISDFEYEMQLAKMNQHLMPELESVFLMPDQEWSYISSSLVKEVALHGGDVDHFLPPAIAKEVKLRLHP, encoded by the coding sequence ATGACAACCAAGGCCATTTATCCCGGAACCTTCGATCCCTTCACCAACGGGCATTTGGATTTGGTGACCCGTGCCGCGAAAATGTTCGACGAAGTCATATTGGCCATCGCCTTCAGTCCCAGTAAAAAACCGCTGTTTACCCTGGAAGAAAGAGTAGCGCTGGCAAAAGACGTTACCCGGCATTTAACCAACGTTGAGGTGGTGGGTTTTAGCGATTTGATGGCCAATTTCGCCCGGCAGCAGCACGCCAATATCCTGGTGCGGGGGCTGCGGGCGATTTCGGATTTCGAATATGAAATGCAGCTGGCGAAAATGAACCAGCATTTAATGCCGGAGCTGGAAAGCGTTTTCCTGATGCCGGACCAGGAATGGTCGTATATTTCTTCATCTCTGGTCAAGGAAGTGGCGCTGCACGGCGGGGATGTGGATCATTTCTTACCCCCCGCCATCGCGAAAGAAGTGAAACTACGGCTTCATCCCTGA
- the mutM gene encoding bifunctional DNA-formamidopyrimidine glycosylase/DNA-(apurinic or apyrimidinic site) lyase, protein MPELPEVETSRRGIEPWVAGHRIVRAEVRNARLRWPVSSEIIALRDALVVSVRRRAKYLLLELDPGWIIIHMGMSGSLRVLQQPLPPEKHDHVDLIMSNGCIIRYTDPRRFGAWLWSDDLKTSRVLSQLGPEPLSDEFDGQWLFNKSRNKRTQVKPWLMDNKLVVGVGNIYASESLFVSGILPVRQAGSLTLAEAELLTRTIKAVLLRSIEQGGTTLRDFLQSDGKPGYFAQELQVYGREGESCRVCGTPIQTVRLGQRSSFFCPHCQH, encoded by the coding sequence ATGCCTGAGTTGCCCGAGGTTGAAACCAGCCGCCGGGGCATTGAGCCCTGGGTAGCCGGCCATAGGATAGTCCGAGCGGAGGTGCGTAATGCGCGTCTGCGCTGGCCGGTTTCCAGCGAGATCATCGCTCTGCGCGACGCCCTGGTGGTGAGCGTCCGGCGGCGGGCGAAATATCTGCTGTTGGAGCTGGATCCGGGCTGGATCATCATCCATATGGGTATGTCGGGCAGCCTGCGCGTCCTGCAGCAGCCGCTGCCGCCGGAAAAGCACGATCATGTGGATCTCATCATGAGCAACGGCTGTATCATCCGCTATACCGACCCCAGGCGCTTCGGCGCGTGGTTATGGAGCGATGACCTTAAAACCAGCCGGGTGCTTTCCCAACTGGGTCCGGAACCCCTGAGCGACGAGTTCGACGGTCAATGGCTGTTCAACAAATCGCGCAATAAGCGTACGCAGGTTAAACCCTGGCTGATGGATAACAAACTGGTGGTGGGGGTGGGGAATATTTATGCCAGCGAGTCGCTGTTTGTATCGGGCATCCTGCCGGTGCGGCAGGCCGGTTCGTTAACTCTGGCCGAGGCGGAACTGCTGACGCGTACCATCAAGGCGGTATTGCTGCGGTCCATCGAACAGGGCGGCACCACCCTGCGTGATTTTCTGCAATCGGACGGTAAGCCCGGCTATTTTGCACAGGAACTGCAAGTCTATGGCCGTGAAGGCGAGAGCTGCCGGGTATGCGGTACGCCTATCCAGACCGTCAGGCTCGGGCAGCGGAGCAGTTTTTTTTGCCCTCATTGCCAGCATTAA
- the rpmG gene encoding 50S ribosomal protein L33: MAKGVREKIKLVSSAGTGHYYTTTKNKRTKPEKLELKKFDPVVRQHVIYKEAKIK, from the coding sequence ATGGCTAAAGGTGTTCGCGAGAAGATCAAGCTGGTTTCTTCTGCTGGTACTGGTCACTACTATACCACTACGAAGAACAAGCGCACCAAACCGGAAAAATTGGAATTGAAAAAATTCGATCCGGTGGTACGCCAGCATGTGATTTACAAAGAAGCTAAAATCAAGTAA
- the rpmB gene encoding 50S ribosomal protein L28 — protein MSRVCQVTGKRPVSGNNRSHAMNATKRRFLPNLHSHRFWVESEKRFVTLRVSAKGMRVIDKKGIETVLTDLRARGEKY, from the coding sequence ATGTCCCGAGTCTGCCAAGTTACTGGCAAGCGCCCGGTGAGCGGCAACAACCGCTCCCACGCAATGAATGCGACCAAACGCCGTTTTCTGCCTAACCTGCACTCTCACCGTTTTTGGGTTGAGAGCGAAAAACGCTTTGTTACGCTGCGTGTATCTGCTAAAGGTATGCGTGTAATCGACAAGAAGGGCATCGAAACGGTTCTGACCGATTTGCGTGCCCGCGGTGAAAAGTATTAA
- the radC gene encoding RadC family protein, which produces MAKRNKKEWPYGLAPREKLTLLGPSALSDTELLALFLRTGLPGSHVIHLAEQLMARFGSLDKLMSADCKTLCATKGLGPSKYTQLQAIREMAQRYYGSHLMREDAMTSPNIAQNYLQIMLAHREREVFVVLFLNNQHHLIKHMELFHGSVNSVEVHPREILREALKVNAAAIILAHNHPSGKAEPSRADREVTEQVVKAGLFLDIRVLDHLVIGAEGCVSFAERGWL; this is translated from the coding sequence ATGGCGAAGCGAAACAAAAAGGAGTGGCCCTATGGACTGGCGCCCAGGGAAAAATTAACCTTGTTAGGCCCGTCGGCATTGTCGGATACGGAGCTGTTGGCCCTGTTTTTGCGAACCGGTCTGCCGGGTTCGCATGTCATTCATCTTGCCGAGCAGTTAATGGCCCGGTTCGGCTCTTTGGATAAATTGATGTCGGCCGATTGTAAAACCCTGTGCGCCACAAAAGGCCTGGGACCGTCAAAATATACCCAGCTGCAGGCCATCAGGGAGATGGCGCAGCGGTATTACGGTTCGCACCTGATGCGCGAAGACGCCATGACCAGCCCGAATATTGCGCAGAATTACCTGCAGATCATGTTGGCGCACCGGGAGCGGGAAGTGTTCGTGGTATTGTTTTTAAATAATCAGCACCATCTTATAAAACACATGGAATTATTTCACGGCTCGGTGAACAGCGTCGAGGTGCATCCCCGCGAAATCCTTCGCGAGGCGCTTAAAGTCAATGCGGCGGCGATTATTTTGGCGCACAATCACCCTTCGGGTAAGGCCGAACCCAGCCGCGCCGATCGCGAAGTCACCGAACAGGTGGTGAAAGCAGGTCTTTTTCTGGATATCAGGGTGCTGGATCACCTGGTCATCGGGGCAGAAGGGTGCGTCTCTTTTGCCGAAAGAGGGTGGTTGTGA
- the coaBC gene encoding bifunctional phosphopantothenoylcysteine decarboxylase/phosphopantothenate--cysteine ligase CoaBC, which translates to MTELAGKHIVLGISGGIAAYKSPELVRRLRDRGAEVRVVMTPAAKAFITPLTLQAVSGHPVADDLLDPAAEAAMGHIELGKWADLVLLAPASADVLARMAAGMANDLVTTICLATAARIAVAPAMNQQMYRASATQANLQTLAARGVLLWGPDDGSQACGDIGPGRMLNPLELVERARRHFTVDRSLEHLNIMVTAGPTRESLDPVRYISNQSSGRMGFAIAKAAADRGAHVTLVAGPVDLPTPANVWRVNVTSALEMHDAVMNDIELQQIFIGCAAVADYRAIQTASEKIKTQGDEITIKMIKNPDIVAEVGAMTKNRPYVVGFAAETQNMEEYARQKRIKKNLDLICANDVSRQDQGFNSETNALHLFWQDGDRLLPLSDKTLLGQQLIDEIISRYEEKNRR; encoded by the coding sequence ATGACGGAACTTGCCGGCAAACATATTGTACTTGGCATAAGCGGCGGCATCGCCGCCTACAAGAGCCCTGAACTGGTGCGCCGTTTACGTGACAGGGGCGCTGAGGTACGGGTTGTCATGACCCCCGCGGCAAAAGCGTTTATCACCCCGCTGACGCTCCAGGCGGTTTCCGGACATCCGGTAGCCGACGATTTGCTGGATCCCGCCGCCGAAGCCGCAATGGGGCATATCGAACTGGGCAAATGGGCCGATCTGGTCCTGCTGGCCCCTGCCAGCGCCGATGTGCTGGCCCGTATGGCGGCGGGCATGGCCAATGACCTGGTGACCACGATATGCCTCGCCACCGCCGCGCGCATTGCCGTGGCCCCGGCCATGAACCAGCAGATGTACCGGGCGAGCGCCACCCAGGCCAACCTGCAAACCCTGGCCGCGCGCGGCGTACTATTATGGGGTCCGGATGACGGCAGCCAGGCCTGCGGCGACATCGGCCCGGGCCGGATGCTCAATCCCCTAGAGCTGGTGGAGAGGGCGCGCCGTCATTTTACCGTCGACCGCAGCCTGGAACATCTCAACATCATGGTCACCGCCGGCCCCACCCGTGAGTCCCTTGATCCGGTGCGTTATATCAGCAATCAAAGCTCCGGCCGGATGGGATTCGCCATCGCCAAGGCGGCGGCGGACCGGGGTGCCCATGTCACGCTGGTGGCCGGCCCGGTAGATTTGCCCACCCCGGCCAACGTCTGGCGCGTCAACGTCACCAGCGCGCTGGAGATGCATGACGCGGTAATGAATGATATCGAACTGCAGCAGATTTTTATCGGCTGCGCCGCGGTGGCGGATTATCGCGCCATTCAAACCGCCAGCGAAAAAATAAAAACCCAGGGTGACGAAATCACCATAAAAATGATAAAAAACCCTGATATTGTGGCCGAGGTGGGGGCCATGACCAAAAATCGCCCGTATGTGGTCGGATTTGCCGCCGAAACACAGAATATGGAAGAATACGCCCGGCAAAAGCGCATAAAGAAAAATCTCGATTTGATTTGCGCCAATGACGTGTCCCGGCAAGACCAGGGATTTAACAGCGAGACCAACGCCTTGCATTTATTTTGGCAGGATGGGGATCGCCTTCTGCCGCTAAGCGATAAGACCTTGCTTGGTCAACAATTAATCGACGAGATTATCAGCCGTTATGAAGAAAAAAATCGACGTTAA
- the dut gene encoding dUTP diphosphatase, whose amino-acid sequence MKKKIDVKILDRRIGEQFPLPAYATEGSAGLDLRACLDSAVVLAPGETTLVPTGLAVHIADPALAALILPRSGLGHKHGIVLGNLVGLIDSDYQGPLMVSVWNRGQQVFTIEPGERLAQMVFVPVVQVDFNVVDDFTASERGEGGFGHSGRH is encoded by the coding sequence ATGAAGAAAAAAATCGACGTTAAGATCCTTGATCGCCGCATCGGCGAGCAATTTCCCCTGCCGGCCTACGCCACTGAAGGCTCCGCCGGCCTGGATTTGCGCGCCTGTCTCGATAGCGCCGTTGTCCTGGCGCCGGGAGAAACCACCCTGGTTCCCACCGGCCTGGCCGTTCATATTGCCGATCCGGCGCTGGCGGCGCTGATATTGCCCCGATCCGGGCTGGGACATAAGCACGGCATTGTACTGGGCAACCTGGTGGGACTCATCGATTCGGACTACCAGGGGCCGCTGATGGTCTCGGTGTGGAACCGCGGTCAGCAGGTCTTTACTATTGAACCGGGCGAACGCCTCGCGCAGATGGTCTTCGTACCCGTAGTGCAGGTGGATTTTAACGTGGTGGACGATTTTACCGCCAGCGAACGCGGCGAAGGCGGCTTCGGTCATTCCGGACGCCACTAG
- the slmA gene encoding nucleoid occlusion factor SlmA — MTEQKNKKRNRREEILQALAQMLESSDGSQRITTAKLAAAVGVSEAALYRHFPSKTRMFDSLIEFIEDSLSSRINLILQDEKETFNRLRLILLLILGFAERNPGLTRIMTGHALMFEQDRLQGRINQLYERIEAQLRQVLRERKLREGQGFESDETLLASQLLAYCEGLLARFVRTEFKYLPTRDFEARWPLLLAQLK, encoded by the coding sequence ATGACAGAACAAAAAAACAAGAAGCGTAATCGACGCGAGGAAATTCTTCAGGCATTGGCGCAAATGCTTGAATCCAGCGACGGCAGTCAACGGATCACCACCGCTAAACTGGCCGCGGCGGTGGGGGTATCGGAAGCCGCGCTTTACCGCCACTTCCCCAGCAAAACCCGCATGTTCGACAGCCTGATAGAATTTATCGAAGACAGCTTGAGCAGCCGCATCAATCTCATTCTGCAGGATGAAAAGGAAACCTTTAATCGTCTTCGTCTGATTTTACTGCTGATCCTGGGCTTTGCCGAACGCAACCCCGGCCTGACGCGCATCATGACCGGCCATGCCCTGATGTTCGAACAGGACCGTCTGCAGGGCCGCATCAATCAGCTTTATGAACGCATAGAAGCACAGCTGCGCCAAGTGTTGCGGGAGCGCAAGCTGCGCGAAGGCCAAGGATTCGAAAGCGATGAAACCCTGCTGGCCAGCCAGCTGCTGGCCTATTGCGAAGGACTGCTGGCGCGTTTTGTCCGCACCGAATTCAAATATTTGCCGACCCGTGACTTTGAAGCGCGCTGGCCGCTGCTGCTGGCTCAGTTGAAGTAA
- the pyrE gene encoding orotate phosphoribosyltransferase: MKDYQREFIEFALNKQVLKFGEFTLKSGRKSPYFFNAGLFNTGRDLALLGRFYAAALMDSGIDFDVVFGPAYKGIPIATTTVVALAEHYERDVPYCFNRKEAKEHGEGGSLVGSPLQGKVMLVDDVITAGTAIRESMEIITAHQATLAGVLISLDRREKGRGDISAIQEVERDYHCRVLAIITLDDLIDYLEEKNEMADHLAAVHAYQRQYGV, translated from the coding sequence ATGAAAGACTACCAGCGTGAATTTATAGAGTTCGCATTAAATAAACAGGTGCTTAAATTTGGCGAATTTACGCTGAAGTCAGGGCGCAAGAGCCCTTACTTTTTCAATGCCGGTTTGTTCAATACCGGCCGCGATCTGGCGCTGCTGGGCCGATTCTACGCCGCCGCGCTGATGGATTCCGGTATTGATTTCGATGTGGTGTTCGGGCCGGCCTATAAGGGCATCCCCATCGCCACCACCACGGTAGTAGCCCTGGCGGAGCACTATGAGCGGGATGTGCCCTACTGTTTCAATCGCAAGGAAGCCAAGGAACATGGGGAGGGGGGCAGCCTGGTGGGCAGTCCTTTGCAGGGGAAAGTCATGCTGGTGGATGATGTTATCACCGCCGGCACCGCCATTCGCGAGTCCATGGAAATCATCACCGCCCATCAGGCCACCCTTGCCGGGGTGTTGATTTCTCTCGACCGCCGGGAAAAAGGCCGGGGGGATATTTCAGCGATCCAGGAAGTGGAGCGGGATTATCACTGCCGGGTGCTGGCTATCATTACCTTGGACGATCTTATCGATTATCTGGAAGAAAAAAACGAGATGGCCGATCACCTGGCGGCGGTGCATGCTTACCAGCGGCAATACGGTGTCTGA
- the rph gene encoding ribonuclease PH, whose amino-acid sequence MRPASREVQQVRPVTITRHFTKHAEGSVLIEFGDTRVLCTATVEEGVPRFLKGQGQGWITAEYGMLPRATHTRNAREASRGKQGGRTMEIQRLIARSLRAAVDLTKLGEYTITLDCDVLQADGGTRTASITGACVALVDALNGMVKEGQLKVSPFKGFVAAISVGIVAGHGVCDLEYVEDSTAETDMNVVMLEDGRMIEVQGTAEGEPFSQQELLGLLELARGGIETLIQAQKAALSV is encoded by the coding sequence ATGCGTCCAGCAAGCAGAGAAGTACAGCAAGTGCGCCCCGTCACCATTACCCGCCATTTCACCAAACATGCCGAGGGTTCGGTGCTGATAGAATTCGGTGATACCCGGGTGCTTTGCACTGCCACGGTGGAAGAAGGCGTACCGCGTTTTCTCAAGGGGCAGGGACAAGGCTGGATTACCGCGGAGTACGGCATGTTGCCCCGGGCAACCCATACCCGCAATGCACGGGAAGCCTCTCGCGGCAAGCAGGGGGGCCGGACTATGGAAATCCAGCGTCTGATTGCCCGTTCCCTGCGGGCGGCGGTGGATTTGACCAAGCTCGGCGAATATACCATTACCCTTGATTGCGATGTGCTGCAGGCCGATGGCGGCACCCGCACCGCGTCCATCACCGGCGCCTGCGTGGCGCTGGTGGATGCCCTTAACGGCATGGTGAAGGAAGGCCAGCTCAAGGTGAGCCCCTTCAAGGGTTTTGTGGCGGCTATATCGGTAGGTATAGTGGCGGGCCACGGGGTATGCGATTTGGAATATGTGGAAGACTCCACCGCGGAAACCGATATGAACGTGGTGATGCTGGAAGACGGCCGGATGATAGAAGTCCAGGGCACCGCCGAAGGCGAGCCGTTCAGCCAGCAGGAACTGCTCGGCTTGCTTGAACTGGCGCGCGGGGGCATCGAAACCCTGATTCAGGCGCAGAAAGCGGCGCTGTCGGTTTAA
- a CDS encoding YicC/YloC family endoribonuclease has protein sequence MIRSMTAFARREIKGNWGNATWELRSVNQRYLETYIRLPEQFRGLEPAIRERTRNRLTRGKIECNLRFEANPHMQSALILNEALAKQLVEAAQWVKMQSDEGEIDPVEILRWPGVMAAEEQDLDAISAELLAALDQTLDDFILVRETEGAAMKLMIEQRLANVSAEVAKVRQQMPDILVWQRERLLAKMEDAKVQLENNRLEQELVLLAQRIDVAEELDRLEAHVKETYNILNKKEAVGRRLDFMMQEFNRESNTLGSKSINASVTTSAIELKVLIEQMREQIQNIE, from the coding sequence ATGATCCGCAGTATGACCGCTTTCGCCCGACGTGAGATCAAGGGTAACTGGGGCAATGCCACCTGGGAGCTACGCTCTGTCAATCAACGCTATCTGGAAACCTATATCCGGTTGCCGGAGCAATTTCGCGGGCTGGAGCCGGCCATTCGTGAACGCACCCGCAATCGCCTGACCCGCGGCAAGATTGAATGCAATTTGCGCTTTGAGGCCAATCCCCATATGCAAAGCGCGTTGATCTTAAACGAGGCATTGGCGAAACAGCTGGTGGAAGCCGCTCAATGGGTCAAGATGCAAAGCGACGAGGGTGAAATCGACCCGGTGGAAATCTTGCGCTGGCCCGGCGTGATGGCGGCGGAAGAGCAGGATCTGGACGCCATCAGCGCGGAACTGCTGGCGGCCCTGGACCAGACCCTGGATGATTTTATCCTGGTACGGGAAACCGAAGGCGCGGCAATGAAGCTGATGATCGAGCAGCGCCTGGCGAACGTCAGCGCCGAAGTCGCCAAGGTGCGCCAGCAAATGCCGGATATCCTGGTGTGGCAGCGGGAACGCCTGCTGGCCAAAATGGAAGACGCCAAGGTCCAGCTGGAGAACAACCGCCTTGAGCAGGAACTGGTGCTGCTGGCCCAGCGCATCGATGTCGCCGAGGAGCTGGATCGCTTGGAGGCCCACGTAAAAGAAACCTACAACATCCTCAATAAGAAAGAAGCCGTCGGCCGCCGCCTGGATTTCATGATGCAGGAGTTCAACCGGGAATCGAACACGCTGGGGTCGAAGTCCATCAATGCCAGCGTAACGACCTCGGCCATTGAGCTGAAGGTGCTGATTGAGCAGATGCGGGAGCAGATACAGAATATTGAATAA
- a CDS encoding helix-turn-helix transcriptional regulator — translation MLPFRLKEARLRAKLSQQRLGVLAGIDEATASARMNQYERGVHTPDFDLACRLAAVLDIPASYFYTVEDDLAEMILNYHTDKKRRLIALNYAAQ, via the coding sequence ATGCTGCCATTTCGTTTAAAGGAAGCCAGACTAAGAGCGAAGTTGTCACAGCAACGGCTTGGCGTTCTTGCCGGTATCGATGAAGCCACGGCCAGCGCGCGGATGAATCAGTATGAGCGAGGTGTTCATACCCCGGATTTTGACCTTGCATGCCGGCTGGCGGCGGTGCTCGATATACCCGCGTCGTATTTCTATACGGTAGAAGACGATCTCGCCGAAATGATCCTTAACTACCATACCGATAAGAAAAGGCGTCTAATCGCTCTTAATTACGCAGCGCAGTAG
- a CDS encoding helix-turn-helix domain-containing protein encodes MTKKMDMHTADIIAMLHKNKTTLAAVSRKAGLSSSTLANVLTRSWPKGEFLVAEALGIHPSEIWPSRYFDKEGNLIERQKLMRKMAKRS; translated from the coding sequence ATGACAAAGAAAATGGATATGCATACGGCTGACATTATTGCCATGCTACACAAAAACAAAACGACCCTGGCCGCTGTATCCCGCAAGGCTGGATTAAGCTCTTCAACCCTTGCAAACGTGCTTACCCGCTCATGGCCGAAAGGCGAATTTCTGGTTGCGGAAGCATTAGGCATTCATCCATCAGAGATTTGGCCGAGCCGGTACTTTGATAAAGAAGGAAACTTGATTGAACGTCAGAAGCTAATGAGGAAAATGGCGAAGCGCTCATAA
- a CDS encoding ogr/Delta-like zinc finger family protein: MRQNRHTRSSFYISEKTKEAYYQCHNIDCSCTFKMIESLASIIRRPEDKKDGGAPVNTVPLPRNLNRYDDGFKLPDRHRW, translated from the coding sequence ATGCGGCAAAACCGCCACACTCGCAGCAGCTTTTACATTTCCGAGAAGACCAAGGAAGCCTATTACCAATGCCATAATATTGACTGCTCCTGCACGTTCAAGATGATCGAGAGTCTGGCAAGCATCATTCGCCGCCCGGAAGACAAAAAAGATGGTGGCGCGCCGGTGAACACCGTACCCTTGCCACGCAACTTAAATCGCTACGACGACGGGTTTAAGTTACCGGATCGTCATCGCTGGTGA
- a CDS encoding sce7726 family protein — MTFEKSIREYKGEYYYKNLIAKKIFLKNHIDSNATVVSELRVGNNKADLVIVNGHSVCYEIKTERDTLKRLPDQIKTFDKIFDRVYVVCSQNHIKNVLKITPENVGVFELSQKGALKEIKKASNNLGIDRSLMISSLRKNEYVYIAEKISGHVLVSSNMDTFSECLAIFENSPSCDLKSSIVKP; from the coding sequence ATGACTTTTGAAAAATCCATAAGAGAATATAAGGGTGAATATTATTATAAAAACCTAATCGCTAAAAAAATATTCCTTAAAAATCATATCGATAGCAATGCCACTGTGGTTAGTGAATTGAGGGTGGGAAATAACAAAGCTGACTTAGTCATTGTTAATGGTCATTCAGTTTGCTACGAAATAAAAACTGAACGTGATACCTTGAAAAGATTACCTGATCAAATTAAAACTTTTGATAAGATATTTGATCGTGTTTATGTAGTCTGTTCACAGAATCATATTAAAAATGTCCTGAAAATAACTCCTGAAAATGTTGGTGTCTTTGAGTTAAGCCAAAAAGGAGCGTTGAAAGAAATAAAGAAAGCGTCAAATAACCTTGGTATAGATCGGAGTTTGATGATAAGTTCCTTGAGAAAAAATGAATATGTATATATTGCTGAAAAAATATCAGGGCATGTTTTAGTCTCATCTAACATGGATACTTTTTCTGAGTGCCTTGCAATTTTTGAAAATAGTCCTTCATGCGACTTAAAAAGCTCTATCGTGAAGCCTTAA
- a CDS encoding sce7725 family protein has translation MRGKQFELIALRELAPRLPNNIYKPIIEPVRKNLLPLLKTIKIINEYNIEPIVIINPNIGDYTKEHINLNDLLLTHSKELRFIPCVKFTMTKIIIKISLIH, from the coding sequence TTGAGAGGCAAACAGTTCGAACTGATAGCTTTAAGAGAGTTAGCGCCAAGGCTGCCTAATAATATTTATAAACCGATAATTGAACCTGTAAGGAAAAATTTACTGCCTTTATTGAAAACAATAAAAATAATAAACGAATACAATATAGAACCTATAGTCATCATAAACCCTAATATAGGTGATTATACTAAAGAACATATTAACTTGAATGATTTATTGTTAACACATAGTAAAGAATTAAGATTTATACCTTGCGTAAAATTTACGATGACAAAGATAATTATCAAAATATCTTTGATTCATTAA
- a CDS encoding sce7725 family protein → MHSNFYIRPNVIGFSDYTIVGSDYSEAGGPAYVVTIHLSYIEDEYKQLLIRHFSSEESNSPANPGVNSKRLFRRLSIILDQTPTYLMKLSDWMNYCISMRKAIFRV, encoded by the coding sequence ATTCATTCCAACTTTTATATTAGACCTAACGTAATTGGGTTCAGTGATTATACTATTGTTGGTTCTGATTATTCTGAGGCCGGTGGGCCTGCTTACGTAGTTACCATACATCTTTCATATATCGAAGATGAATACAAACAGCTGCTTATACGCCATTTTTCTTCGGAAGAAAGCAATAGTCCAGCAAATCCTGGGGTAAATTCAAAGAGGCTCTTTCGAAGACTTTCGATTATATTAGATCAAACCCCGACGTATTTGATGAAACTCTCGGACTGGATGAATTACTGTATCTCTATGAGAAAGGCCATTTTCCGGGTTTAG